From Carassius auratus strain Wakin chromosome 10, ASM336829v1, whole genome shotgun sequence, a single genomic window includes:
- the LOC113109777 gene encoding phospholipase DDHD2-like isoform X2, whose product MSSHRVLKISRPERSSFYWSWRVVPHVLIMNVVEPYEPVQHHWFYNQQTDSKDSWQPFSREDSQRLEEAYSRGKKEKDEVVVATDGRRYDVRLRERQRYSVYWEQKPAEVRRCSWFHKGNKDLNYTPYSEDLSDFLEDAYMIAMTLNEWKQNVELPTGDTVILHNPKLMMQYPSSCKEFPPSPNERTQPRTLKRGTENIPVEIPEGEPEMVDHLVFMVHGIGPACDIRLRGIVQCVNEFRNASNSLLKSHFRQSEGSCIIGRVEYLPVNWHKVLHGETIGVDKDIERITLPSISRLRQFSNDTVLDLFFYNSATYCQTIVDTVASEINRLHSLFLQRHPDFTGHASLVGHSLGSLILFDLLTNQETDADGTPHELREDAHVDPGCGSYESLEEVLKGHGLEEHLNTLHREQMDMESLMLCSEKDLKDIGIPLGPRKKMMNCVKKWKHSRSGSGHAAKNETHSPSLGMRNEHHTPTTSAVDYQHFDVGIGQVSIDYPQLAFHPQAFFAMGSPIGMFLIVRGLKRIDPNYSFPTCKSFYNIFHPFDPVAYRIEPMILPQDMDLPPMLIPHHKGRKRMHLELKEGLTRVSSDLLGSLRMVWQSISQVPAPALAEGGISSMTPTDEAEVSPMEQEERNFPKVGTLNRGRRIDFVLQETPIESFNEYLFAIQSHLCYWESEDTALLVLREIYGNIPARNTNF is encoded by the exons ATGTCTTCACATCGTGTTTTAAAGATTTCCAGACCGGAACGGTCCTCGT TCTATTGGTCTTGGCGTGTAGTCCCTCATGTTCTCATCATGAATGTTGTTGAGCCGTATGAACCGGTCCAGCATCACTGGTTCTACAACCAGCAGACGGACTCCAAAGACTCCTGGCAACCCTTCAGCAGAGAAGACTCCCAGCGGCTGGAGGAGGCGTACAGTCgag GTAAAAAAGAAAAGGATGAAGTAGTAGTGGCTACAGATGGAAGGAGGTATGACGTCAGGCTACGTGAAAGGCAGCGTTACTCAGTGTATTGGGAACAGAAGCCCGCTGAGGTCAGACGCTGCTCCTGGTTCCACAAAGGCAACAAAGACTTGAACTACACTCCCTACAGTGAAGATCTCAGCGATTTCTTAGAG GATGCCTATATGATTGCAATGACCCTGAACGAATGGAAGCAGAATGTGGAGCTCCCAACAGGGGACACTGTGATCCTTCACAATCCCAAG CTCATGATGCAGTATCCCAGCAGCTGCAAAGAGTTTCCCCCTTCCCCGAATGAACGAACTCAACCCAGGACACTAAAGAGAGGAACTGAGAATATTCCAGTTGAGATACCAGAGG GAGAACCAGAGATGGTAGACCACCTGGTGTTCATGGTTCACGGTATCGGTCCGGCCTGTGACATACGTCTCCGTGGCATTGTCCAGTGCG TGAATGAATTTCGAAACGCCTCCAACAGCCTCCTCAAGAGCCACTTCAGGCAGAGTGAGGGCTCGTGCATTATTGGAAGGGTCGAGTACCTTCCAGTCAACTGGCACAAAGTCTTGCATGGAGAAACTATAGGAGTTGACAA AGACATTGAGAGAATCACTCTGCCTAGCATTAGCCGCCTGCGTCAGTTCAGCAACGATACAGTGCTGGACCTTTTCTTCTACAACAGCGCTACATACTGTCAGACCATTGTGGACACTGTGGCCTCCGAGATCAACCGTTTGCACAGCCTCTTCCTCCAGAGACATCCAGACTTCACAGGACACGCTTCCCTGGTTGGACACAGCCTTG GCTCATTGATCCTGTTTGATCTCCTGACCAATCAAGAGACTGATGCAGATGGCACACCTCATGAG CTCCGTGAGGACGCTCATGTAGACCCAGGCTGCGGTTCCTATGAGAGTCTGGAGGAGGTGCTGAAGGGCCATGGGTTAGAGGAGCACCTCAATACACTGCACAGAGAACAAATGGATATGGAGTCCTTg ATGCTTTGTTCAGAGAAGGACCTAAAAGATATCGGAATACCTCTGGGTCCTCGCAAGAAAATGATGAACTGTGTGAAGAAATGGAAG CACTCTAGATCTGGAAGTGGACATGCAGCCAAAAATGAGACCCACTCCCCAAGTCTAGGGATGAGAAATGAACATCACACCCCCACCACTAGTGCGGTTGATTATCAGCATTTTGATGTTGGCATTGGACAa GTATCCATCGATTATCCTCAGTTAGCCTTTCATCCGCAGGCGTTCTTTGCCATGGGTTCACCCATAGGAATGTTTTTAATTGTTCGAGGTCTGAAGAGGATAGATCCTAATTACAGCTTCCCAACCTGCAAGAGTTTTTACAACATCTTCCATCCA TTTGACCCAGTGGCGTATCGAATTGAGCCCATGATTTTGCCTCAAGACATGGACTTGCCCCCCATGTTGATACCCCATCATAAAGGCAGAAAAAGGATGCACCTCG AACTCAAAGAAGGCTTGACTCGAGTCAGTTCTGATCTCCTGGGATCACTACGAATGGTGTGGCAGAGCATTTCTCAGGTCCCAGCGCCAGCGCTCGCAGAGGGTGGAATCAGCTCCATGACCCCTACAGATGAAGCAGAAG TGTCACCAATGGAGCAGGAGGAAAGAAACTTCCCCAAGGTGGGGACGTTGAATCGTGGGCGTCGTATTGACTTTGTCCTCCAGGAGACACCGATTGAAAGTTTCAATGAGTACCTGTTTGCCATACAGAGCCATTTGTGCTACTG gGAGTCTGAAGATACTGCTCTGTTGGTTCTGAGAGAGATTTATGGAAATATCCCAGCGAGAAACACTAATTTCTGA
- the LOC113109777 gene encoding phospholipase DDHD2-like isoform X1 codes for MSSHRVLKISRPERSSFYWSWRVVPHVLIMNVVEPYEPVQHHWFYNQQTDSKDSWQPFSREDSQRLEEAYSRVGKKEKDEVVVATDGRRYDVRLRERQRYSVYWEQKPAEVRRCSWFHKGNKDLNYTPYSEDLSDFLEDAYMIAMTLNEWKQNVELPTGDTVILHNPKLMMQYPSSCKEFPPSPNERTQPRTLKRGTENIPVEIPEGEPEMVDHLVFMVHGIGPACDIRLRGIVQCVNEFRNASNSLLKSHFRQSEGSCIIGRVEYLPVNWHKVLHGETIGVDKDIERITLPSISRLRQFSNDTVLDLFFYNSATYCQTIVDTVASEINRLHSLFLQRHPDFTGHASLVGHSLGSLILFDLLTNQETDADGTPHELREDAHVDPGCGSYESLEEVLKGHGLEEHLNTLHREQMDMESLMLCSEKDLKDIGIPLGPRKKMMNCVKKWKHSRSGSGHAAKNETHSPSLGMRNEHHTPTTSAVDYQHFDVGIGQVSIDYPQLAFHPQAFFAMGSPIGMFLIVRGLKRIDPNYSFPTCKSFYNIFHPFDPVAYRIEPMILPQDMDLPPMLIPHHKGRKRMHLELKEGLTRVSSDLLGSLRMVWQSISQVPAPALAEGGISSMTPTDEAEVSPMEQEERNFPKVGTLNRGRRIDFVLQETPIESFNEYLFAIQSHLCYWESEDTALLVLREIYGNIPARNTNF; via the exons ATGTCTTCACATCGTGTTTTAAAGATTTCCAGACCGGAACGGTCCTCGT TCTATTGGTCTTGGCGTGTAGTCCCTCATGTTCTCATCATGAATGTTGTTGAGCCGTATGAACCGGTCCAGCATCACTGGTTCTACAACCAGCAGACGGACTCCAAAGACTCCTGGCAACCCTTCAGCAGAGAAGACTCCCAGCGGCTGGAGGAGGCGTACAGTCgag TGGGTAAAAAAGAAAAGGATGAAGTAGTAGTGGCTACAGATGGAAGGAGGTATGACGTCAGGCTACGTGAAAGGCAGCGTTACTCAGTGTATTGGGAACAGAAGCCCGCTGAGGTCAGACGCTGCTCCTGGTTCCACAAAGGCAACAAAGACTTGAACTACACTCCCTACAGTGAAGATCTCAGCGATTTCTTAGAG GATGCCTATATGATTGCAATGACCCTGAACGAATGGAAGCAGAATGTGGAGCTCCCAACAGGGGACACTGTGATCCTTCACAATCCCAAG CTCATGATGCAGTATCCCAGCAGCTGCAAAGAGTTTCCCCCTTCCCCGAATGAACGAACTCAACCCAGGACACTAAAGAGAGGAACTGAGAATATTCCAGTTGAGATACCAGAGG GAGAACCAGAGATGGTAGACCACCTGGTGTTCATGGTTCACGGTATCGGTCCGGCCTGTGACATACGTCTCCGTGGCATTGTCCAGTGCG TGAATGAATTTCGAAACGCCTCCAACAGCCTCCTCAAGAGCCACTTCAGGCAGAGTGAGGGCTCGTGCATTATTGGAAGGGTCGAGTACCTTCCAGTCAACTGGCACAAAGTCTTGCATGGAGAAACTATAGGAGTTGACAA AGACATTGAGAGAATCACTCTGCCTAGCATTAGCCGCCTGCGTCAGTTCAGCAACGATACAGTGCTGGACCTTTTCTTCTACAACAGCGCTACATACTGTCAGACCATTGTGGACACTGTGGCCTCCGAGATCAACCGTTTGCACAGCCTCTTCCTCCAGAGACATCCAGACTTCACAGGACACGCTTCCCTGGTTGGACACAGCCTTG GCTCATTGATCCTGTTTGATCTCCTGACCAATCAAGAGACTGATGCAGATGGCACACCTCATGAG CTCCGTGAGGACGCTCATGTAGACCCAGGCTGCGGTTCCTATGAGAGTCTGGAGGAGGTGCTGAAGGGCCATGGGTTAGAGGAGCACCTCAATACACTGCACAGAGAACAAATGGATATGGAGTCCTTg ATGCTTTGTTCAGAGAAGGACCTAAAAGATATCGGAATACCTCTGGGTCCTCGCAAGAAAATGATGAACTGTGTGAAGAAATGGAAG CACTCTAGATCTGGAAGTGGACATGCAGCCAAAAATGAGACCCACTCCCCAAGTCTAGGGATGAGAAATGAACATCACACCCCCACCACTAGTGCGGTTGATTATCAGCATTTTGATGTTGGCATTGGACAa GTATCCATCGATTATCCTCAGTTAGCCTTTCATCCGCAGGCGTTCTTTGCCATGGGTTCACCCATAGGAATGTTTTTAATTGTTCGAGGTCTGAAGAGGATAGATCCTAATTACAGCTTCCCAACCTGCAAGAGTTTTTACAACATCTTCCATCCA TTTGACCCAGTGGCGTATCGAATTGAGCCCATGATTTTGCCTCAAGACATGGACTTGCCCCCCATGTTGATACCCCATCATAAAGGCAGAAAAAGGATGCACCTCG AACTCAAAGAAGGCTTGACTCGAGTCAGTTCTGATCTCCTGGGATCACTACGAATGGTGTGGCAGAGCATTTCTCAGGTCCCAGCGCCAGCGCTCGCAGAGGGTGGAATCAGCTCCATGACCCCTACAGATGAAGCAGAAG TGTCACCAATGGAGCAGGAGGAAAGAAACTTCCCCAAGGTGGGGACGTTGAATCGTGGGCGTCGTATTGACTTTGTCCTCCAGGAGACACCGATTGAAAGTTTCAATGAGTACCTGTTTGCCATACAGAGCCATTTGTGCTACTG gGAGTCTGAAGATACTGCTCTGTTGGTTCTGAGAGAGATTTATGGAAATATCCCAGCGAGAAACACTAATTTCTGA
- the LOC113109777 gene encoding phospholipase DDHD2-like isoform X3, which yields MNVVEPYEPVQHHWFYNQQTDSKDSWQPFSREDSQRLEEAYSRVGKKEKDEVVVATDGRRYDVRLRERQRYSVYWEQKPAEVRRCSWFHKGNKDLNYTPYSEDLSDFLEDAYMIAMTLNEWKQNVELPTGDTVILHNPKLMMQYPSSCKEFPPSPNERTQPRTLKRGTENIPVEIPEGEPEMVDHLVFMVHGIGPACDIRLRGIVQCVNEFRNASNSLLKSHFRQSEGSCIIGRVEYLPVNWHKVLHGETIGVDKDIERITLPSISRLRQFSNDTVLDLFFYNSATYCQTIVDTVASEINRLHSLFLQRHPDFTGHASLVGHSLGSLILFDLLTNQETDADGTPHELREDAHVDPGCGSYESLEEVLKGHGLEEHLNTLHREQMDMESLMLCSEKDLKDIGIPLGPRKKMMNCVKKWKHSRSGSGHAAKNETHSPSLGMRNEHHTPTTSAVDYQHFDVGIGQVSIDYPQLAFHPQAFFAMGSPIGMFLIVRGLKRIDPNYSFPTCKSFYNIFHPFDPVAYRIEPMILPQDMDLPPMLIPHHKGRKRMHLELKEGLTRVSSDLLGSLRMVWQSISQVPAPALAEGGISSMTPTDEAEVSPMEQEERNFPKVGTLNRGRRIDFVLQETPIESFNEYLFAIQSHLCYWESEDTALLVLREIYGNIPARNTNF from the exons ATGAATGTTGTTGAGCCGTATGAACCGGTCCAGCATCACTGGTTCTACAACCAGCAGACGGACTCCAAAGACTCCTGGCAACCCTTCAGCAGAGAAGACTCCCAGCGGCTGGAGGAGGCGTACAGTCgag TGGGTAAAAAAGAAAAGGATGAAGTAGTAGTGGCTACAGATGGAAGGAGGTATGACGTCAGGCTACGTGAAAGGCAGCGTTACTCAGTGTATTGGGAACAGAAGCCCGCTGAGGTCAGACGCTGCTCCTGGTTCCACAAAGGCAACAAAGACTTGAACTACACTCCCTACAGTGAAGATCTCAGCGATTTCTTAGAG GATGCCTATATGATTGCAATGACCCTGAACGAATGGAAGCAGAATGTGGAGCTCCCAACAGGGGACACTGTGATCCTTCACAATCCCAAG CTCATGATGCAGTATCCCAGCAGCTGCAAAGAGTTTCCCCCTTCCCCGAATGAACGAACTCAACCCAGGACACTAAAGAGAGGAACTGAGAATATTCCAGTTGAGATACCAGAGG GAGAACCAGAGATGGTAGACCACCTGGTGTTCATGGTTCACGGTATCGGTCCGGCCTGTGACATACGTCTCCGTGGCATTGTCCAGTGCG TGAATGAATTTCGAAACGCCTCCAACAGCCTCCTCAAGAGCCACTTCAGGCAGAGTGAGGGCTCGTGCATTATTGGAAGGGTCGAGTACCTTCCAGTCAACTGGCACAAAGTCTTGCATGGAGAAACTATAGGAGTTGACAA AGACATTGAGAGAATCACTCTGCCTAGCATTAGCCGCCTGCGTCAGTTCAGCAACGATACAGTGCTGGACCTTTTCTTCTACAACAGCGCTACATACTGTCAGACCATTGTGGACACTGTGGCCTCCGAGATCAACCGTTTGCACAGCCTCTTCCTCCAGAGACATCCAGACTTCACAGGACACGCTTCCCTGGTTGGACACAGCCTTG GCTCATTGATCCTGTTTGATCTCCTGACCAATCAAGAGACTGATGCAGATGGCACACCTCATGAG CTCCGTGAGGACGCTCATGTAGACCCAGGCTGCGGTTCCTATGAGAGTCTGGAGGAGGTGCTGAAGGGCCATGGGTTAGAGGAGCACCTCAATACACTGCACAGAGAACAAATGGATATGGAGTCCTTg ATGCTTTGTTCAGAGAAGGACCTAAAAGATATCGGAATACCTCTGGGTCCTCGCAAGAAAATGATGAACTGTGTGAAGAAATGGAAG CACTCTAGATCTGGAAGTGGACATGCAGCCAAAAATGAGACCCACTCCCCAAGTCTAGGGATGAGAAATGAACATCACACCCCCACCACTAGTGCGGTTGATTATCAGCATTTTGATGTTGGCATTGGACAa GTATCCATCGATTATCCTCAGTTAGCCTTTCATCCGCAGGCGTTCTTTGCCATGGGTTCACCCATAGGAATGTTTTTAATTGTTCGAGGTCTGAAGAGGATAGATCCTAATTACAGCTTCCCAACCTGCAAGAGTTTTTACAACATCTTCCATCCA TTTGACCCAGTGGCGTATCGAATTGAGCCCATGATTTTGCCTCAAGACATGGACTTGCCCCCCATGTTGATACCCCATCATAAAGGCAGAAAAAGGATGCACCTCG AACTCAAAGAAGGCTTGACTCGAGTCAGTTCTGATCTCCTGGGATCACTACGAATGGTGTGGCAGAGCATTTCTCAGGTCCCAGCGCCAGCGCTCGCAGAGGGTGGAATCAGCTCCATGACCCCTACAGATGAAGCAGAAG TGTCACCAATGGAGCAGGAGGAAAGAAACTTCCCCAAGGTGGGGACGTTGAATCGTGGGCGTCGTATTGACTTTGTCCTCCAGGAGACACCGATTGAAAGTTTCAATGAGTACCTGTTTGCCATACAGAGCCATTTGTGCTACTG gGAGTCTGAAGATACTGCTCTGTTGGTTCTGAGAGAGATTTATGGAAATATCCCAGCGAGAAACACTAATTTCTGA